In Massilistercora timonensis, the following are encoded in one genomic region:
- a CDS encoding V-type ATP synthase subunit K, with protein MSIWENLGLVYALLGAAAAVFLAGAGSALGVGIAGQAASGVVTEDPSKFAKVLVMQLLPGTQGIYGLLVGFITLSKIGLLGGGAADLTPETGLLVLAACLPVGIVGLISGKSQGQCSAAAIGIIAKKPDQFGKAMLFPAMVETYAILSLLISILSVTAIQI; from the coding sequence ATGAGTATATGGGAGAATTTAGGACTTGTATATGCACTTCTGGGTGCGGCAGCAGCAGTATTTCTTGCAGGCGCGGGATCAGCGCTTGGTGTAGGTATCGCCGGACAGGCAGCTTCCGGAGTTGTAACTGAGGACCCCAGCAAATTTGCCAAGGTACTGGTAATGCAGCTTCTGCCTGGTACACAGGGTATCTACGGACTTCTGGTAGGATTTATCACCCTTTCCAAGATCGGACTTCTTGGAGGAGGCGCGGCAGACCTGACACCGGAAACCGGACTTCTTGTCCTGGCGGCATGTCTCCCGGTAGGTATTGTAGGACTGATCTCCGGAAAATCCCAGGGACAGTGTTCCGCGGCAGCCATCGGGATCATCGCGAAGAAACCGGATCAGTTTGGTAAAGCCATGCTGTTCCCGGCGATGGTTGAGACCTACGCGATCCTTTCTCTTCTGATCTCTATCCTGTCTGTAACAGCAATTCAGATTTAG
- a CDS encoding V-type ATP synthase subunit E gives MTGLDKMKSQILDEAKAAAEGKIAEAKAQAEELIRGANEEAARLAEGISRKSENDVANYNERLASAIDLQKRTKILAAKQDVIAGVLEKAHEKIDSMEAGEYFSMLLKMVEKYALPQDGEICFSAADLGRLPEGFEAEADKIAKGKGGSLKMSGESKNIKNGFVLVYGGIEENCTIDAMFDARRDELSDIVQRLLFSQA, from the coding sequence ATGACTGGATTAGATAAAATGAAAAGTCAGATCCTGGACGAAGCAAAAGCAGCGGCCGAGGGCAAGATCGCTGAGGCAAAAGCGCAGGCGGAGGAGTTGATCCGCGGCGCCAACGAAGAGGCTGCGAGACTGGCGGAAGGCATCTCCCGTAAATCAGAAAATGATGTGGCAAATTATAATGAGCGGCTGGCATCCGCGATTGATCTGCAGAAGCGGACGAAGATCCTGGCGGCAAAACAGGATGTAATCGCCGGTGTGCTGGAAAAGGCGCATGAAAAGATTGATTCCATGGAGGCGGGGGAATATTTTTCCATGCTGCTTAAGATGGTTGAGAAATATGCGCTGCCACAGGATGGAGAGATCTGTTTCTCCGCGGCGGATCTTGGCAGACTGCCGGAAGGATTCGAGGCAGAGGCGGACAAGATCGCCAAAGGGAAAGGCGGAAGCCTGAAGATGTCCGGGGAAAGTAAAAATATTAAGAATGGATTTGTCCTGGTTTATGGCGGCATTGAAGAGAACTGTACTATTGATGCCATGTTTGACGCCAGGAGAGACGAACTGTCCGATATTGTACAGCGGTTGTTGTTTTCACAGGCGTAA
- a CDS encoding V-type ATPase subunit — MSEQYTYAVARIRALEVGLFSNSTIDQLIACQDYGQCLQFLEEKGWGDSESSGNGEAILNKEEEKIWDVVKDLHIDMENFAVLSYPKLFHNLKAAIKEVCTSEKNRHIYYDDVSVPGEEMRGIVEEKEFGKLPAYMQHAAEEAYEALLHTGDGQLCDCIIDRAALDAIYQAGKQSDAAIIRDYAESTVGVADIKIAVRSQKTAKSIEFMKRAMAECESVNVDQLSKAALAGMDAIRDYLQGTAYAEGADALAESPSAFERWCDNRIIQTISPQKYQAFTIGPVIAYVIARQNEIKTVRIILSGKQNDLPEESIRERVREMYV, encoded by the coding sequence ATGAGTGAGCAGTATACCTACGCGGTTGCGCGCATACGAGCCCTGGAGGTGGGGCTGTTTTCCAACAGCACCATCGATCAGCTGATCGCCTGTCAGGATTATGGACAATGTCTGCAGTTCCTGGAGGAAAAAGGCTGGGGAGACAGTGAAAGTTCCGGAAATGGAGAGGCGATCCTGAACAAGGAGGAAGAAAAGATCTGGGATGTGGTGAAGGATCTGCACATCGATATGGAGAACTTCGCAGTGCTTTCTTATCCCAAACTTTTCCATAATCTGAAGGCCGCGATCAAAGAGGTATGTACGTCGGAAAAGAACCGGCATATTTACTATGATGATGTGTCGGTCCCCGGGGAGGAAATGCGGGGGATCGTGGAAGAGAAGGAGTTTGGGAAACTCCCGGCGTATATGCAGCATGCGGCAGAGGAAGCCTATGAGGCACTGCTTCATACCGGGGACGGACAGTTATGCGACTGTATCATTGACCGGGCGGCGCTTGATGCCATCTACCAGGCCGGAAAACAGTCGGACGCCGCTATCATTCGTGATTATGCGGAGTCCACAGTCGGCGTGGCTGACATCAAGATTGCCGTACGTTCACAGAAAACCGCGAAGTCAATAGAGTTTATGAAACGGGCCATGGCAGAGTGTGAGAGTGTAAATGTAGATCAGCTTTCTAAGGCGGCCCTTGCCGGGATGGACGCCATCCGGGATTATCTGCAGGGCACAGCTTACGCGGAAGGAGCGGATGCGTTGGCAGAGTCTCCGTCAGCATTTGAACGTTGGTGCGACAACCGGATCATTCAGACCATCAGCCCGCAGAAATATCAGGCATTTACCATAGGTCCTGTGATCGCCTATGTAATTGCCAGACAGAATGAGATCAAGACGGTACGGATCATACTTTCCGGAAAACAGAACGATCTGCCGGAAGAGTCGATCCGGGAAAGGGTAAGGGAGATGTATGTATAA
- a CDS encoding V-type ATP synthase subunit F → MYKIAVLGDYDSIYGFAALGLDTFPVTAQEEAGERLHQLAAEGYGIIYITEALAAELKHEMARYQGQILPAIIQIPGVSGNTGDGVQGVKKSVEQAVGSDILFSN, encoded by the coding sequence ATGTATAAGATAGCAGTGTTGGGCGATTATGACAGTATCTATGGCTTCGCCGCGCTGGGTCTGGATACATTTCCTGTGACAGCCCAGGAGGAAGCCGGAGAAAGATTACATCAGCTTGCGGCCGAAGGATATGGGATCATCTATATCACAGAGGCGCTGGCGGCAGAATTAAAACATGAGATGGCAAGATATCAGGGACAGATCCTTCCCGCCATCATCCAGATCCCGGGCGTGTCCGGGAATACCGGAGACGGCGTGCAGGGCGTGAAGAAATCGGTGGAACAGGCGGTTGGTTCCGATATCCTGTTCAGTAACTAG
- a CDS encoding V-type ATP synthase subunit A, which produces MSSIGTIKKVAGPLVIASGMRDANMSDVVRVSKQRLIGEIIEMHGDEASIQVYEETSGLGPGEPVESTGAPMSVELGPGLISSIYDGIQRPLDDIMEISGNNLQRGVEVAALKRDKKWDFVPVAKVGDEVEAGDVLGTVQETEIVQQKIMVPYGVEGKVKEIASGEHTVEDVIAVIETKDGDKELTMVQKWPVRRGRPYVKKLPLDVPLVTGQRVVDTFFPIAKGGVAAVPGPFGSGKTVIQHQLAKWAEADIVVYIGCGERGNEMTDVLNEFPELKDPKTGRSLMERTVLIANTSDMPFAAREASIYTGITIAEYFRDMGYSVALMADSTSRWAEALREMSGRLEEMPGEEGYPAYLGSRLAEFYERAGHVISLGKDGREGSLSVIGAVSPPGGDTSEPVSQATLRIVKVFWGLDSNLAYKRHFPAINWLTSYSLYLDNVSGWFNKEVAPDWMEDRQKMMSLLQDEAELEEIVQMVGMDALSPADRLKMEAARSIREDFLHQNSFHEVDTYTPLRKQYLMMKLVLAFYEKAQEALSGGASMRALLGMEVRERIGRYKYTTVDQIETEFEKIMNELDAEIAGAFGKEDF; this is translated from the coding sequence ATGAGTAGTATAGGTACAATAAAAAAAGTAGCGGGACCGCTGGTCATCGCCTCCGGAATGCGGGACGCGAACATGTCCGACGTTGTACGTGTAAGTAAGCAGCGTCTGATCGGAGAGATCATCGAGATGCACGGGGACGAGGCGTCCATCCAGGTATACGAGGAGACCTCGGGACTTGGACCCGGCGAGCCGGTAGAATCTACCGGGGCGCCTATGTCGGTAGAGCTTGGGCCTGGCCTGATCTCCAGCATTTACGACGGGATCCAGCGCCCCCTTGACGATATTATGGAGATCTCAGGAAATAACCTGCAGCGGGGTGTTGAAGTAGCTGCCCTGAAGCGGGATAAGAAGTGGGACTTTGTTCCGGTTGCGAAGGTCGGCGACGAAGTGGAAGCCGGCGACGTGCTGGGAACCGTCCAGGAAACTGAGATCGTACAGCAGAAGATCATGGTTCCCTACGGAGTGGAAGGAAAAGTGAAAGAGATCGCTTCCGGCGAGCACACTGTGGAAGACGTGATCGCTGTGATCGAGACCAAAGACGGGGACAAAGAGCTGACCATGGTACAGAAGTGGCCGGTAAGACGGGGACGGCCCTATGTAAAGAAGCTGCCCCTGGATGTGCCGCTGGTAACCGGACAGCGTGTAGTCGATACCTTCTTCCCCATCGCCAAGGGCGGTGTGGCAGCAGTTCCCGGACCTTTCGGAAGCGGCAAGACCGTAATCCAGCATCAGCTGGCGAAATGGGCGGAGGCCGACATCGTTGTCTACATCGGATGTGGCGAGCGTGGAAATGAGATGACCGACGTTCTGAATGAGTTCCCGGAACTGAAGGACCCCAAGACCGGGCGTTCTCTGATGGAGCGGACGGTGCTGATCGCCAATACGTCGGATATGCCGTTTGCAGCCCGTGAGGCTTCTATTTATACAGGAATTACTATCGCGGAGTATTTCCGCGACATGGGTTACTCGGTAGCCCTGATGGCAGACTCCACCTCCCGTTGGGCAGAGGCCCTTCGTGAGATGTCCGGACGTCTGGAAGAGATGCCTGGTGAGGAAGGTTACCCGGCATACTTGGGATCCCGTCTGGCAGAGTTCTATGAGAGAGCCGGACATGTGATCTCACTTGGGAAAGACGGAAGAGAAGGTTCCCTGTCTGTAATCGGAGCCGTGTCTCCTCCGGGTGGTGATACATCTGAGCCCGTATCCCAGGCAACCCTTCGTATTGTAAAGGTATTCTGGGGACTGGATTCCAACCTGGCGTACAAGAGACATTTCCCGGCCATCAACTGGCTGACTAGCTACTCTCTGTATCTGGACAATGTAAGCGGATGGTTCAACAAGGAAGTGGCTCCGGACTGGATGGAAGACCGGCAGAAGATGATGAGCCTTCTGCAGGATGAGGCGGAACTGGAAGAGATTGTGCAGATGGTTGGTATGGACGCCCTGTCGCCGGCAGACCGGCTGAAGATGGAGGCTGCCAGATCCATCCGTGAGGACTTCCTGCATCAGAACTCCTTCCACGAGGTGGATACCTACACGCCGCTTCGCAAGCAGTACCTGATGATGAAGCTGGTGCTGGCCTTCTATGAGAAAGCGCAGGAAGCCTTAAGCGGCGGCGCTTCTATGCGGGCGCTTCTTGGAATGGAAGTCAGAGAGCGGATCGGCCGTTATAAATATACCACGGTTGACCAGATCGAGACGGAGTTTGAGAAGATCATGAATGAACTTGACGCGGAAATCGCAGGCGCGTTCGGAAAGGAGGACTTCTAA
- a CDS encoding V-type ATP synthase subunit B, with product MPKEYRTIQEVAGPLMMVKGVEGVAFDELGEIELANGEKRRCKVLEVDGDNVVVQLYENAAGINLSNSKVRFLGRSMELGVSGDMLGRVFDGLGRPIDDGPEILPEERRDINGLPMNPAARVYPSEFIQTGVSAIDGLNTLVRGQKLPIFSCSGLPHNQLAAQIARQAKVLGKDENFAVVFAAMGITFEESNFFVESFKETGAIDRTVLFVNLANDPAVERISTPRMALTAAEYLAFEKDMHVLVILTDITNYADALREISAAKKEVPGRRGYPGYMYTDLAQMYERAGRQRGKIGSITMIPILTMPEDDKTHPIPDLTGYITEGQVILGRDLYRRGIQPPIDVLPSLSRLKDKGIGEGKTRADHSNTMNQLFAAYSRGKDAKELMTILGEAALTEIDLIYAQFADAFEKEYVNQGYNTDRSIEETLEIGWKLLSILPRSELKRIDDKFLDMYYGKQ from the coding sequence ATGCCAAAGGAATATAGAACCATACAGGAAGTTGCCGGACCGCTGATGATGGTAAAAGGAGTTGAGGGCGTAGCCTTTGACGAGCTGGGCGAGATCGAGCTTGCCAACGGCGAGAAGCGCCGGTGTAAGGTGCTGGAAGTAGACGGAGACAATGTAGTTGTACAGCTCTATGAAAATGCTGCCGGCATCAACTTAAGCAACAGTAAAGTACGTTTCCTGGGACGGAGTATGGAGCTGGGCGTATCCGGCGACATGCTGGGCCGTGTCTTCGATGGACTGGGACGTCCCATCGACGATGGGCCGGAGATCCTTCCGGAGGAGAGACGAGATATCAACGGTCTGCCTATGAACCCGGCGGCCCGTGTATACCCGTCCGAGTTTATCCAGACCGGTGTGTCCGCCATCGACGGACTGAACACGCTGGTACGTGGACAGAAGCTGCCGATCTTCTCCTGTTCCGGTCTGCCCCACAATCAGCTGGCAGCGCAGATCGCAAGACAGGCGAAGGTACTTGGCAAAGATGAGAACTTCGCAGTTGTATTCGCGGCAATGGGTATTACATTTGAAGAGTCCAACTTCTTCGTAGAATCCTTCAAGGAGACAGGCGCCATTGACCGTACTGTATTGTTTGTCAACCTGGCAAATGACCCGGCGGTAGAGCGTATCTCCACGCCTCGTATGGCGCTGACGGCGGCAGAGTATCTGGCGTTTGAGAAGGATATGCACGTACTGGTAATCCTTACTGATATCACAAACTACGCGGACGCTCTCCGTGAGATCTCCGCGGCGAAGAAAGAGGTTCCCGGACGTCGTGGATACCCCGGATACATGTACACTGACCTGGCGCAGATGTATGAGCGCGCAGGCCGTCAGAGAGGCAAGATCGGAAGTATCACCATGATCCCGATCCTGACCATGCCGGAAGACGACAAGACCCATCCTATCCCGGACCTTACCGGATATATTACAGAGGGTCAGGTAATCCTGGGCCGTGATCTGTACCGGAGAGGAATTCAGCCGCCCATCGACGTACTGCCGTCCCTGTCCCGTCTGAAGGACAAAGGTATCGGCGAGGGCAAGACGAGAGCAGACCACTCCAATACCATGAACCAGTTGTTCGCGGCGTATTCCCGTGGTAAGGATGCGAAGGAACTGATGACCATCTTAGGAGAGGCGGCGCTGACGGAGATCGACCTGATCTACGCCCAGTTCGCGGACGCATTCGAGAAGGAGTATGTAAACCAGGGATACAATACGGACCGGTCCATCGAAGAGACGCTGGAGATCGGCTGGAAACTTCTTTCCATCCTGCCAAGATCCGAGCTGAAACGTATCGATGATAAGTTCTTAGACATGTACTACGGTAAACAATAA
- a CDS encoding V-type ATP synthase subunit D: MASTQITPTRMELTRTKRKLATARRGHKLLKDKRDELMRQFLDMARENMELRKKVEAGIRSANKNFVIAKAGMDEATLNTALMAPKQEVSLGVGKRNVMSVNIPAFETKTRTADANDIYSYGFAFTSSDLDGAVKSLADILPDMLKLAETEKACQLMAAEIEKTRRRVNALEHVIIPEAQETIKYITMKLDENERSSQIRLMKVKDMMLEEAHHYSERA; the protein is encoded by the coding sequence ATGGCATCTACGCAGATCACTCCTACCCGTATGGAACTGACCAGGACTAAGCGGAAACTGGCCACAGCCAGGAGAGGGCACAAGCTTCTCAAGGATAAACGTGACGAGCTGATGCGTCAGTTCCTGGACATGGCGCGGGAGAATATGGAGCTGCGCAAGAAGGTAGAAGCCGGGATCCGCTCTGCAAATAAGAACTTTGTCATCGCCAAAGCCGGAATGGACGAAGCCACGTTGAATACGGCTTTGATGGCGCCCAAACAGGAAGTCAGCCTGGGAGTCGGCAAGAGAAACGTAATGAGCGTTAACATCCCGGCCTTTGAGACCAAGACCAGGACTGCGGACGCCAACGACATTTATTCTTACGGTTTCGCGTTTACTTCCAGCGACCTGGACGGAGCGGTGAAATCTCTGGCGGACATCCTGCCGGATATGTTGAAGCTTGCAGAGACGGAGAAAGCGTGCCAGCTGATGGCGGCGGAGATCGAGAAGACCAGACGCCGTGTCAATGCGCTGGAGCACGTGATCATACCGGAGGCGCAGGAAACCATTAAGTATATCACCATGAAGCTGGACGAGAATGAGAGAAGCTCTCAGATCCGTCTGATGAAGGTGAAAGATATGATGCTGGAGGAGGCCCACCATTACAGTGAGAGGGCTTAG
- a CDS encoding shikimate kinase yields the protein MDNIILIGMPAAGKSTIGVIIAKRLGYQFVDVDLLIQEKEGKLLKEIIAQKGIKGFLEVEDQVNAGLHVERTVISPGGSVVYCENAMKHFQQIGKILYLKASFETINRRLTNVRGRGVVLGEGQTLRDLYEERVKLFEKYADITVCEDGLRLDEMIEKVIAALRKS from the coding sequence ATGGACAACATCATTTTGATCGGTATGCCTGCGGCGGGAAAGAGCACCATCGGCGTGATCATCGCGAAGCGTCTGGGCTATCAGTTTGTAGATGTGGATCTTCTGATCCAGGAGAAGGAAGGAAAGCTTCTGAAAGAGATCATTGCACAGAAGGGGATCAAGGGATTCCTGGAGGTGGAGGACCAGGTGAATGCCGGGCTTCACGTAGAGCGGACCGTGATCTCTCCAGGGGGGAGTGTGGTTTACTGTGAGAATGCTATGAAGCATTTCCAACAGATCGGGAAGATCCTGTATCTTAAGGCTTCCTTTGAGACCATCAACCGGAGGCTTACCAATGTCAGGGGGAGAGGCGTGGTCCTTGGGGAGGGACAGACTCTGAGAGACCTCTATGAAGAGCGAGTAAAATTGTTTGAGAAATATGCCGATATCACAGTGTGTGAGGATGGGCTCCGTTTAGATGAAATGATTGAAAAAGTGATTGCAGCTCTACGGAAATCGTGA
- a CDS encoding UDP-N-acetylglucosamine 1-carboxyvinyltransferase, which yields MEQYIIKGGHPLVGEVEIGGAKNAALAILAAAIMTDETVHIENLPDVNDINVLLDAIQGIGASVHRVNRHTVAINGRGVTDFNIEYDYIKKIRASYYLLGALLGKYKRAEVALPGGCNIGSRPIDQHLKGFRALGAEVEIEHGKIIADAERLIGSHIYFDVVSVGATINVMMAAAMAEGTTILENVAKEPHVVDVANFLNSMGANIRGAGTDVIKIRGVKTLHRTEYSVIPDQIEAGTFMFAAAATRGDVTVLNVIPKHLEATVAKLVEIGCEVEEFDDAVRVVSKGDLKSTHVKTLPYPGFPTDMQPQIGVTLALCRGTSVITESIFENRFKYLDELARMGANVKVEGNSATIEGVKALSGARVSAPDLRAGAALCIAGLATEGITIVDDIVYIQRGYERFEEKLRSIGALIEKVSTEKEIQKFKLKVG from the coding sequence ATGGAGCAGTATATTATCAAAGGCGGACATCCGCTGGTAGGAGAGGTGGAGATCGGCGGGGCGAAGAACGCGGCGCTGGCGATCCTCGCGGCGGCGATCATGACGGACGAGACCGTTCATATTGAGAATCTGCCGGATGTAAATGATATTAACGTGCTTCTGGACGCGATCCAGGGGATCGGCGCTTCTGTACATCGGGTAAACCGGCATACGGTTGCCATTAATGGCAGAGGGGTTACAGATTTTAATATTGAATACGACTATATCAAGAAGATTCGGGCTTCCTATTATCTTCTGGGAGCGCTTCTTGGGAAATATAAGAGGGCGGAGGTTGCCCTTCCGGGAGGCTGCAATATCGGAAGCCGTCCCATCGACCAGCATCTGAAAGGATTCCGGGCGCTGGGAGCGGAAGTGGAGATTGAGCACGGCAAGATCATTGCTGATGCAGAGCGTTTGATCGGAAGCCACATTTATTTTGACGTGGTCAGCGTGGGGGCGACCATCAATGTAATGATGGCGGCGGCTATGGCAGAAGGAACTACGATCCTGGAGAACGTGGCCAAGGAGCCTCACGTAGTGGACGTGGCCAACTTCCTGAACAGCATGGGCGCCAACATCCGCGGCGCGGGAACCGACGTAATCAAGATCCGCGGGGTGAAGACCCTGCACCGCACCGAGTATTCGGTAATTCCGGATCAGATCGAGGCGGGAACCTTTATGTTCGCGGCTGCGGCTACCAGAGGAGATGTGACCGTCCTGAATGTAATTCCCAAACATCTGGAGGCCACCGTGGCGAAGCTGGTGGAGATCGGCTGCGAGGTAGAGGAATTTGACGACGCAGTGCGGGTTGTATCCAAGGGAGATCTGAAGAGCACGCATGTGAAGACACTTCCTTATCCGGGGTTCCCGACAGACATGCAGCCGCAGATCGGCGTAACGCTGGCGCTTTGCAGAGGAACCAGCGTGATCACAGAGAGTATTTTCGAAAACCGTTTTAAATATCTGGACGAACTGGCCAGAATGGGAGCTAATGTGAAGGTGGAAGGTAATTCCGCTACCATTGAAGGCGTGAAGGCGCTGTCAGGAGCGAGAGTCAGCGCTCCGGACCTGCGGGCGGGAGCCGCGCTTTGTATCGCCGGACTGGCTACAGAAGGGATCACCATTGTGGATGATATCGTCTATATCCAGAGAGGATATGAGAGATTCGAAGAGAAGCTGCGCAGTATTGGCGCGCTGATCGAGAAAGTGTCCACAGAGAAAGAGATCCAGAAGTTCAAGCTGAAGGTTGGTTAA
- a CDS encoding MFS transporter: MKQGGDKKRYWILIIASVVNFVHGNPYIWTVFQPYVKEEFHLSDAASSQPFTIIIGIFALGNMLGGWLQQKIGAKWTILAGSAVMCAGFFLAGIAPYDMPWLISLGYGALGGLGSGCAFSMLTAVPLQWFPEKRGLVSGITVGVVGVSGIIMNPFCDFLLAGHGYRFAMLTITAIYGVLCLGGFFVEDRPDDMRAEGVDPVSVGTGIASCVKQYRTGEMLRTRTYYTISLTMALAVPAYVLVNPLMKSLGMERGLTGAEALLGVTLASVANIIGRFAMPWLSDRVGRKAVIRGMYLAAAVAVIGLVAARGGIFILLISVVCLVYGGVVSVFPVVVSDHFGLKYQGINYGAVMIGYGIASILCPYLLDGLGLEASFVAAGVACVIGLVGTRFF; encoded by the coding sequence ATGAAACAAGGGGGAGACAAGAAGCGGTACTGGATTCTTATAATTGCGTCTGTTGTCAACTTTGTGCACGGGAATCCTTACATATGGACGGTGTTTCAGCCCTATGTGAAAGAAGAATTTCATCTTTCTGACGCGGCCTCCAGCCAGCCGTTTACTATTATCATCGGGATCTTTGCTTTGGGCAATATGCTGGGAGGATGGCTGCAGCAAAAGATAGGGGCGAAGTGGACGATCCTGGCAGGGAGCGCGGTGATGTGCGCGGGGTTCTTCCTGGCGGGGATCGCGCCCTATGATATGCCCTGGCTGATCTCCCTGGGGTACGGGGCGCTGGGAGGACTTGGATCCGGCTGTGCCTTCAGTATGCTGACGGCAGTACCCCTCCAGTGGTTTCCCGAGAAGCGGGGGCTGGTGTCGGGAATTACCGTGGGCGTTGTAGGCGTCTCGGGGATCATCATGAACCCTTTCTGTGATTTTCTGTTGGCCGGTCACGGATACCGGTTTGCTATGCTGACCATAACGGCCATCTACGGAGTGCTCTGCCTGGGAGGATTTTTCGTGGAGGACAGGCCGGATGATATGAGAGCGGAGGGCGTGGATCCGGTAAGCGTGGGAACCGGGATTGCGTCTTGTGTAAAGCAGTACCGGACCGGGGAAATGCTGCGGACCAGGACCTACTATACCATCAGCCTTACCATGGCGCTGGCGGTTCCGGCTTATGTTCTGGTGAATCCGCTGATGAAATCCCTGGGGATGGAGCGGGGGCTGACAGGCGCGGAGGCGCTTCTGGGGGTGACTCTGGCGTCCGTGGCCAATATCATCGGCCGGTTCGCCATGCCCTGGCTGTCGGACCGGGTAGGAAGAAAGGCGGTCATCCGGGGCATGTACCTTGCCGCGGCGGTAGCTGTGATCGGTCTGGTAGCGGCAAGAGGCGGCATTTTCATTCTGCTGATCTCCGTGGTGTGCCTGGTGTACGGAGGAGTGGTCAGCGTGTTCCCGGTGGTGGTCTCCGACCATTTTGGCCTGAAATATCAGGGGATCAACTACGGGGCAGTGATGATCGGATACGGGATCGCATCGATCCTGTGCCCCTATCTGCTGGACGGCCTGGGGTTGGAGGCGTCCTTTGTGGCGGCAGGCGTGGCCTGCGTGATCGGCCTGGTGGGGACACGGTTTTTCTAA
- the metK gene encoding methionine adenosyltransferase has protein sequence MERRLFTSESVTEGHPDKMCDQISDAILDALMEQDPMSRVACETCTTTGMVLVMGEITTQAYVDIQKIVRDTVRDIGYTRGKFGFDADTCGVIVAIDEQSEDIALGVDKALEAKENKMSDEELGAIGAGDQGMMFGYASDETPEFMPYPIALAQKMARKLAQVRKDGTLSYLRPDGKTQVTIEYDENGVPARVDTVVLSTQHDPDVTQEQIHADMRKYVIDAVIPEGMADERTKYFINPTGRFVIGGPHGDSGLTGRKLIVDTYGGMARHGGGAFSGKDCTKVDRSAAYAARYVAKNIVAAGLAGKCEIQLSYAIGVAHPTSIMVDTFGTGKVEDEKLVEIIRENFDLRPAGIIKMLDLRRPIYKQTAAYGHFGRTDLDLPWERLDKVELLKKYL, from the coding sequence ATGGAGAGACGTTTATTTACTTCAGAATCAGTGACGGAGGGACATCCGGACAAGATGTGCGACCAGATCTCGGACGCGATCCTGGACGCCCTGATGGAGCAGGATCCTATGAGCCGTGTGGCCTGCGAGACCTGCACCACCACGGGAATGGTGCTGGTGATGGGCGAGATCACCACCCAGGCCTATGTGGACATCCAGAAGATCGTCCGGGACACAGTGCGTGATATTGGTTATACCAGAGGGAAATTTGGATTTGACGCGGACACCTGCGGGGTGATTGTGGCCATTGACGAGCAGTCTGAGGACATTGCCCTGGGCGTGGACAAGGCCCTGGAGGCAAAGGAGAATAAGATGTCAGATGAGGAGCTGGGGGCCATCGGCGCCGGCGACCAGGGAATGATGTTTGGTTACGCTTCCGACGAGACGCCGGAATTCATGCCCTATCCCATTGCTCTGGCCCAGAAGATGGCGCGGAAGCTGGCCCAGGTGCGAAAAGACGGGACCCTTTCTTATCTGCGGCCGGACGGCAAGACCCAGGTGACTATCGAGTACGATGAAAATGGAGTTCCCGCCCGGGTGGATACGGTGGTGCTTTCTACCCAGCATGATCCGGACGTGACCCAGGAGCAGATCCATGCGGATATGCGCAAATATGTGATCGACGCGGTGATCCCGGAGGGGATGGCAGATGAGCGGACCAAGTATTTCATCAATCCTACGGGACGTTTTGTGATCGGCGGTCCTCACGGGGACAGCGGCCTTACCGGACGGAAGCTGATCGTAGATACTTACGGCGGCATGGCGCGCCACGGCGGCGGCGCCTTCTCCGGTAAGGACTGTACCAAGGTGGACCGTTCCGCGGCCTACGCGGCCCGGTATGTGGCCAAGAATATTGTGGCGGCAGGACTTGCGGGGAAATGTGAGATCCAGCTGTCCTACGCCATCGGCGTGGCCCATCCTACGTCCATCATGGTGGATACCTTCGGCACCGGCAAGGTGGAGGATGAGAAGCTGGTGGAGATCATCCGGGAGAACTTTGACCTGCGTCCGGCGGGCATTATCAAAATGCTGGATCTGCGCCGTCCCATCTACAAGCAGACAGCGGCTTACGGACATTTTGGCCGCACCGACCTGGACCTGCCGTGGGAGCGGCTTGACAAGGTGGAACTTCTGAAAAAATATTTATAA